The DNA window AGCGCCTGGATCTCGCGGATGAATTCGCCGACGTCCTCGAACTGCCGGTAGACGGAGACGTAGCGGACGTAGGCGACCGGATCGATCTGGTGCAGCTTGTCCATCACCTTGGCGCCGATGTTCGACGAGGGGACCTCGGTGACGTGGTCGCGGTGCAGTTCGGAAAGGATTTCTTCGACGGCGCGGTCGATGCGCTCCATCGAGACCGGCCGTTTCTCGCAGGCCTTGATCAGGCCGTTGCGCAGCTTCTCGCGGTTGATCGCCTCGCGGGCTCCGTCCCGCTTCACCACCCGGAGCTCGGTCCGCTCGATCTGCTCGTAGGTCGTGTAGCGGTAGCCGCACGCGGCGCACTCGCGGCGACGGCGGATCGTCGTGCCGTCCTTCGACATCCGGGAGTCGAGGACCTTGTCCTTGTAGGAGGCACATTGAACGCATCGCATGGAAAAAACCGATGCAAGTCAGTCTATTCCGCGATCTAGTAGGGTCAACGTAGAAAAGGTGCCATATTTGGTGGTTCACCCCGATTGTTAAGGGGCGTGAAACGGTCTTTTTGAGATCCGTCGGGTCGACCCGGCAGCGTGGCAAGACCGGTTCAAAAACTCGGGTGTCAGCTCCCGTCGAACTTCCCGAGGCGTTGCGAAAAAGCGGAGAAAGTCCGTCATTTCT is part of the Haloferula helveola genome and encodes:
- the nrdR gene encoding transcriptional regulator NrdR, with protein sequence MRCVQCASYKDKVLDSRMSKDGTTIRRRRECAACGYRYTTYEQIERTELRVVKRDGAREAINREKLRNGLIKACEKRPVSMERIDRAVEEILSELHRDHVTEVPSSNIGAKVMDKLHQIDPVAYVRYVSVYRQFEDVGEFIREIQALETRAARDPMQRRLFKD